The Acidicapsa acidisoli genome window below encodes:
- a CDS encoding YncE family protein has translation MLKLSSILAATCLLTACAAMCESPASPTGPLAPITKYEMPASVQGKFDHLAIDMAGNRLFAAAETAHQVLIFDLRTGKFLRSINNIEIPHAIFVRADLSRIYVTDGGSGALKVYDGRTYELLKSIPLKVDADSIGYDPATHLLYIDNGGGDAHETFSMLSVVDTTSSTKVADIKIDGDTLEATAMEKGTDRMYVNNAAKNQVTVIDRRNRSVAASWPVTMGKRNVAMALDEAHHRLFVACRSGEIVVLDTQTGKELQRLAIGKGVDDLIFDSESRRLYAPCGTDGATWVYEEQDADHYSLLGQVASGPGGKNSLLAKQLGRYFVILPPANSKPGAIAVFAIQKSN, from the coding sequence GTGTTAAAGCTATCGTCGATCCTTGCAGCAACTTGTCTGCTTACGGCTTGCGCTGCAATGTGCGAAAGCCCAGCTTCTCCAACCGGTCCGCTCGCGCCGATTACAAAGTATGAAATGCCCGCTTCCGTTCAGGGTAAGTTTGATCATCTTGCGATCGACATGGCTGGAAACCGTCTTTTCGCTGCCGCTGAGACAGCGCACCAGGTTTTGATCTTCGATTTGCGCACCGGCAAGTTCCTCCGTTCCATCAATAACATAGAGATTCCCCACGCGATTTTCGTCAGAGCCGATCTGAGTCGTATCTACGTTACTGATGGCGGATCGGGAGCGTTGAAGGTCTATGACGGCAGGACCTACGAATTGCTCAAGAGCATTCCGCTAAAAGTGGATGCGGACTCGATTGGATACGATCCGGCAACGCATCTCCTCTATATCGACAACGGCGGAGGCGATGCACACGAGACCTTCTCGATGTTGAGTGTTGTTGATACGACAAGCAGCACCAAGGTTGCAGACATCAAAATCGATGGCGACACGCTGGAAGCCACGGCAATGGAAAAGGGAACTGACCGTATGTACGTGAACAACGCGGCAAAGAACCAGGTCACGGTCATCGATCGGAGGAATCGTAGCGTGGCCGCAAGCTGGCCAGTTACGATGGGCAAGCGAAACGTGGCGATGGCTTTGGACGAAGCGCATCATCGGCTGTTCGTTGCCTGCCGAAGCGGAGAGATTGTGGTGCTCGATACGCAAACGGGGAAAGAGCTGCAGAGGCTTGCCATTGGCAAAGGTGTGGATGACTTGATTTTTGATTCCGAGAGCAGACGGCTTTATGCCCCATGCGGGACTGATGGCGCGACCTGGGTGTACGAGGAGCAGGATGCCGATCACTACAGTCTGCTGGGACAGGTTGCATCCGGACCGGGAGGCAAGAACAGTCTGCTTGCGAAGCAACTCGGGCGCTATTTCGTGATATTGCCGCCTGCTAATTCAAAGCCGGGCGCCATTGCTGTTTTTGCGATTCAAAAGAGCAATTGA
- a CDS encoding YncE family protein, protein MKRKLLYTVTLFAAGVIALAPIGATAASTAEKLPPVTLIKTTYLPDIVGDFDHFAVDMKRNHLFVSAEVHHSVEMFDLKTGEHLQSIGGLKTPHSLAFDAAKDELLVADGGDSALIILDPTDFHRIDRVQLIDGSATGKGDSPDAAYYDEKTRLYYIGNGGISAKLDNSTISIFSLQEGKIIGEISIPGNNVESMVVDDVQNRLYVNIRDKKEIGVVDLKTKQVIDTWTTPDMSRNTALTMDPITGRLFVAGRNPGILYVFDVRTGKVVSQMSCVNVNDDMTWDPAMKRLYVSGSQGLSIFRQDSPDKYTELLNMPTNGGKTSTYVPSVNQLYVIHPKTDIDIAGLLVYRVNR, encoded by the coding sequence ATGAAACGGAAACTCCTGTACACTGTCACACTTTTCGCGGCGGGCGTGATCGCGCTCGCTCCCATTGGAGCAACGGCTGCATCGACTGCGGAGAAGCTTCCTCCGGTAACGCTCATCAAGACGACATATCTACCTGACATCGTGGGCGACTTCGATCATTTTGCAGTCGACATGAAGCGCAATCATCTTTTTGTCTCCGCCGAGGTGCATCACTCGGTTGAAATGTTTGATCTGAAGACCGGCGAGCATCTGCAAAGCATCGGCGGCCTGAAGACTCCTCATTCTCTCGCTTTTGACGCTGCCAAGGACGAGTTGCTTGTCGCGGACGGCGGAGATTCGGCGTTGATTATTCTGGATCCGACGGACTTCCATCGCATTGACCGCGTTCAGTTGATTGATGGATCGGCGACAGGTAAGGGCGATTCGCCGGACGCGGCCTATTACGATGAGAAGACTCGTCTGTACTACATCGGAAACGGCGGCATTTCAGCCAAACTCGACAACTCAACGATCTCTATCTTCTCGCTGCAGGAAGGCAAGATCATCGGCGAGATCTCGATCCCCGGCAACAACGTCGAGAGCATGGTCGTCGATGATGTTCAAAATCGCCTGTACGTGAACATTCGCGACAAGAAGGAGATCGGAGTCGTCGATCTCAAGACGAAGCAGGTTATCGATACATGGACGACGCCGGACATGAGCAGAAACACGGCGCTCACCATGGATCCGATCACGGGGCGTTTATTTGTCGCAGGGCGTAATCCGGGGATTCTGTATGTCTTCGATGTTCGGACTGGCAAGGTTGTCAGCCAGATGTCCTGTGTCAACGTGAACGACGATATGACCTGGGATCCGGCGATGAAGCGGCTGTACGTCTCGGGTTCGCAGGGTTTGAGCATCTTCCGCCAGGATTCTCCGGACAAGTACACCGAGCTTCTGAACATGCCTACGAACGGCGGCAAGACCTCCACTTACGTTCCTTCGGTAAATCAGCTCTATGTGATCCATCCGAAGACCGATATCGACATCGCGGGCTTGCTCGTATACCGTGTCAACCGGTAA
- a CDS encoding TonB-dependent receptor yields MRLIRTLCLVILAACTCAAAHAQIDRTELNGSITDSTGATIPGVQVTVTQEGTNAVRTVMTDTHGEFVASSLPVGRFDLLFSKASFEDLRVSGIDLHAGDVRTVNGRMSVGSVNQTVSVEGEMGGAQLDKNDATFGGTIQTVQVQELPLNGRNIATLELLAPGAIDNGTGQQSSIRFSGQGIDDGNFRLDGVDASGIYRMALKSGLRLQYSTEAVAEFKVDSGAYTADTGGSAGGQVSLISKTGTNSLHGSVFDYLRNSYFDALSPIKAKVHPQFHLNQFGANLGGPIRRDRTFFFVNYEGFRQQLGGVPQIGFVPSPAFRAEVIAAQPALAPIVNAFPQGQAPSATDPNAYTFTGLVPSPDNENSGIVRIDHQLTEKDTSFARYNIDDGTSTSALNALGQPSTIGSRVQNFVLEESHIFNPHLLNEAEFGFNRNTYLQSQVTGEPFNFAISGFTEVLENYNKAQIAESFSVNDTVTWTIGKHTVKAGADIRLPQYNEANSIDGTASFLSEAAFLANQLNTFQTTAALPDKGLRKEQVAGYIQDEWKATPDLTVNYGMRYNYFSPFHEQHNNEDPFDIASCGGYCGIGTEFYFNNYLGFDPRVGIAYSPRALNGKTVFRAGFGEFHGEDQLGDEDSPVVNTEPSVTLTSGKQSNGTTVQYSYPVPPALTPSTGLALTPRSMARNHPDSYTEEWTGSVQQALPGNTVLTVTYLGVKGTHLFRRSYTNLIDPATGLRPLPQYPSEIDTKYNEGKSIFHAVQVNVNRRFHNGLFFAGNYMLSHAIDDGSVGAGEGDSAQNVNCFSCEWGSSDDDVRNTGNVSAVYDLPFGHGRRYFSTGRTADLLAGGWSVNTLLAARAGLPINVTLSRSASALSDGNNVNERPSRVPGVPIYLPGRGIDRWLNPAAFSVPANGTWGNAAKNIATGPPLWQDDSTIEKTFRMTERNSMIFRAEAFNVFNRAQYGQPGSSLNVGSAGQIVPTSSFGVITATVNPSGLVGTGTPREFEFSLRLTY; encoded by the coding sequence ATGAGACTGATTCGAACGTTATGCCTCGTCATTCTTGCTGCCTGCACATGTGCTGCTGCCCATGCGCAGATTGACCGCACTGAATTGAATGGAAGCATCACGGACTCAACCGGCGCTACGATTCCTGGCGTGCAGGTCACGGTAACTCAGGAAGGAACGAACGCCGTACGGACGGTTATGACCGACACTCATGGAGAATTTGTCGCTTCTTCCTTGCCGGTCGGACGATTCGATCTCTTGTTCTCAAAAGCTTCGTTTGAAGATCTCCGCGTCTCGGGTATTGATCTCCACGCCGGGGATGTACGCACTGTCAACGGTCGCATGAGCGTGGGCTCTGTCAATCAGACAGTCTCCGTTGAGGGAGAGATGGGAGGGGCGCAACTCGACAAGAACGACGCGACTTTTGGCGGGACGATCCAGACGGTTCAGGTGCAGGAATTGCCGTTGAATGGCCGAAACATCGCAACGCTCGAACTTCTCGCCCCTGGTGCGATTGACAATGGAACCGGACAACAGTCTTCTATCCGCTTTTCTGGGCAGGGAATCGACGACGGAAACTTCCGGCTGGACGGCGTGGATGCGAGCGGCATCTATCGAATGGCTCTGAAATCCGGCCTCCGTCTGCAATACTCGACAGAAGCAGTGGCGGAATTCAAAGTTGACTCGGGTGCCTATACAGCGGACACGGGCGGCTCGGCCGGTGGGCAGGTCAGTTTGATTTCAAAGACCGGGACAAACAGTCTTCACGGAAGCGTCTTCGACTATCTTCGGAATAGCTACTTCGACGCGCTGTCGCCGATCAAAGCTAAGGTACACCCGCAATTTCACCTCAATCAGTTCGGCGCAAACCTGGGCGGTCCGATCCGCCGTGATCGCACCTTTTTCTTTGTGAACTACGAGGGTTTCCGCCAGCAGCTGGGCGGAGTTCCGCAGATCGGCTTCGTTCCCAGCCCGGCATTTCGCGCGGAGGTTATTGCAGCGCAGCCGGCACTGGCGCCAATCGTGAATGCATTCCCGCAAGGCCAGGCGCCATCCGCGACGGACCCAAACGCGTATACGTTCACGGGCCTGGTGCCAAGCCCGGACAATGAAAACTCGGGCATCGTTCGTATCGATCACCAGCTCACGGAAAAGGACACCAGCTTCGCCCGGTACAACATCGACGACGGAACCTCCACTAGCGCTCTGAACGCTCTTGGGCAGCCAAGCACGATCGGCTCAAGGGTGCAGAATTTTGTTCTCGAAGAGTCCCACATCTTTAATCCGCATCTGTTGAACGAGGCCGAATTCGGCTTCAATCGCAACACATATCTGCAGTCGCAGGTGACTGGCGAGCCATTCAACTTTGCCATCAGTGGATTTACCGAGGTCCTGGAGAACTATAACAAGGCACAAATTGCGGAGAGCTTCTCCGTCAACGACACAGTCACCTGGACCATCGGAAAGCATACCGTCAAAGCCGGCGCCGACATCCGTTTACCACAGTACAACGAGGCCAACTCGATCGACGGCACCGCGAGCTTTCTGAGTGAAGCGGCGTTCCTCGCAAACCAGCTGAATACGTTTCAGACAACCGCCGCGCTTCCCGACAAGGGCCTGCGCAAAGAGCAGGTTGCCGGCTACATACAGGACGAGTGGAAAGCCACGCCTGATCTCACAGTCAATTACGGCATGCGATATAACTACTTCTCGCCGTTCCACGAACAGCATAACAACGAAGATCCTTTTGATATTGCCAGCTGCGGTGGTTATTGCGGCATCGGAACGGAATTCTACTTCAATAACTATCTCGGATTCGACCCGCGGGTTGGAATCGCCTATTCCCCCCGGGCGCTTAACGGCAAGACCGTTTTTCGCGCCGGCTTCGGCGAATTCCACGGGGAGGACCAGCTCGGCGACGAAGACAGCCCTGTTGTGAACACCGAACCATCCGTGACGCTGACAAGCGGTAAGCAGTCGAATGGGACGACGGTTCAATACTCTTATCCCGTACCGCCAGCACTGACACCATCGACCGGCTTGGCGTTGACGCCTCGTTCGATGGCTCGCAACCATCCGGACTCGTATACGGAGGAGTGGACCGGTTCGGTTCAGCAGGCGCTGCCTGGCAACACAGTTCTGACCGTGACTTACCTCGGTGTGAAGGGCACGCATTTATTTCGCCGTTCGTATACAAACCTGATCGATCCAGCGACTGGACTGCGGCCGTTGCCGCAGTATCCCAGCGAAATCGATACGAAGTACAACGAAGGGAAGTCCATCTTTCACGCAGTGCAGGTCAATGTAAATCGCCGCTTCCACAACGGATTGTTCTTTGCTGGCAACTACATGCTTTCCCATGCGATCGACGACGGTTCCGTGGGGGCCGGTGAGGGTGATTCCGCGCAGAATGTGAACTGCTTCAGCTGCGAATGGGGAAGCAGCGATGACGACGTGCGCAACACCGGGAATGTGAGCGCCGTTTACGATCTTCCCTTTGGGCACGGTCGGCGGTATTTTTCAACAGGGCGCACTGCCGATCTTCTGGCTGGCGGATGGTCTGTCAATACGCTGCTTGCAGCGCGGGCCGGACTCCCCATCAACGTGACGCTCAGCCGCAGTGCCAGCGCGTTGTCCGATGGCAACAATGTCAACGAGCGTCCAAGCCGCGTTCCCGGAGTTCCGATTTACCTGCCGGGGCGTGGCATTGACAGGTGGCTGAATCCGGCCGCCTTTTCAGTGCCGGCGAACGGAACCTGGGGAAATGCTGCGAAGAACATTGCAACCGGTCCGCCGCTCTGGCAAGACGACTCAACCATAGAGAAGACCTTTCGCATGACGGAACGTAACAGTATGATCTTCCGCGCTGAGGCATTCAATGTATTCAATCGCGCGCAATATGGACAGCCTGGCAGCAGTCTCAACGTTGGGTCTGCGGGGCAGATCGTACCGACGAGCAGCTTTGGCGTGATTACCGCAACCGTGAACCCATCTGGACTAGTTGGCACAGGAACTCCGCGAGAGTTTGAATTTTCGCTTCGGCTCACTTACTAG
- a CDS encoding response regulator transcription factor: MQVCIVEDDARLAELLQQALQEEGSTAIHLASGQNAASYIASYPFDIVVLDLMLPEISGVTVLKQMRQQRCQTPVLVLSASDTVPEMIRALDAGADDYMTKPFHLELFLARVRSVSRRGAIPRGTSLSVGPIQLQVSQHKALLQGEPLALTRREYMLLETLMRRPGHVVTRNQLADAVWGLAADVSKSNLDYHMHSLRTKLGPKCDGLIRTIRGTGYILNFEAEYA, encoded by the coding sequence ATGCAGGTCTGCATCGTCGAGGACGACGCGAGGCTGGCCGAGCTTCTGCAACAGGCGTTGCAGGAGGAGGGTTCGACGGCTATCCACCTCGCAAGTGGTCAAAATGCCGCGAGCTATATCGCTTCCTATCCATTCGACATCGTGGTACTTGACCTGATGTTGCCCGAAATCAGTGGCGTTACAGTCTTGAAGCAAATGCGGCAACAACGGTGTCAGACACCGGTTCTTGTATTGTCGGCAAGCGACACCGTTCCGGAAATGATTCGCGCTCTGGACGCTGGCGCAGACGACTATATGACCAAGCCTTTTCATCTGGAACTTTTTCTCGCTCGCGTACGCTCGGTGTCACGCCGCGGAGCTATTCCTCGCGGCACTTCGTTGTCCGTCGGACCCATCCAGTTGCAGGTGAGTCAGCACAAAGCTTTGCTGCAGGGTGAGCCGTTGGCTCTGACACGCCGCGAGTATATGCTGCTGGAGACGCTGATGCGGCGTCCTGGCCATGTGGTAACGCGCAACCAACTCGCAGATGCCGTCTGGGGACTTGCCGCGGATGTCAGTAAGAGCAATCTCGACTATCATATGCACAGCTTACGCACCAAACTTGGCCCGAAGTGCGACGGCCTCATTCGCACAATACGTGGTACAGGCTACATCCTGAATTTCGAAGCGGAATACGCATGA
- a CDS encoding sensor histidine kinase, translated as MRWSSLRIRVGIWYAIFTLSCLSLFGLFLSLYLGHALESSRAPTMVRRSARLVAFVNQQYLQNPRLPLDSVLLNFLSASPQNDEIIVRDQTGNQLLFAGGGESELQSEPVCLQTCFREFVLSGHHYRIYTSQVVLAGLPVQLTLAGTIDEHYTILRTVRTSYLLFVPFLLFASLTGGYLLSGRALLPVGRMTAIASRLSISDLHGRVPVPHTGDELQALAEAWNNMLERLQVSVERNSQFTSDASHDLRTSIAVILASAQLALRKPRTPDEYAKTLRTLISECDHTLRLLEDLLASARSGFEHHEIKHEPLELSRIVREACEPFADQAEGKEQALTLDLAAEAWILGDCALLRRLVGVLVENAIKYTPRGGTVNVTLRATRSTVTLETRDSGPGIAPLDLPHIFERNFRAQASRRTEPGTGLGLNIAHWIAESHRASLSVQSARTMGSVFTVTFPAHDSIATVWLERQSTTSKAAVVDFP; from the coding sequence ATGAGATGGTCTTCTCTGCGCATTCGCGTAGGCATCTGGTATGCGATCTTCACTCTGAGTTGTCTCTCCCTGTTCGGACTATTTCTTTCCCTGTATCTCGGCCATGCCCTTGAAAGTTCAAGAGCTCCAACGATGGTTCGCCGTTCCGCTCGTCTTGTCGCATTCGTGAATCAACAATACCTTCAGAATCCTCGACTTCCACTTGATTCAGTCCTGCTCAACTTTCTCAGCGCCAGCCCTCAGAATGATGAAATCATAGTGCGCGATCAAACCGGGAACCAGTTGCTGTTTGCAGGCGGCGGAGAGTCTGAACTTCAGAGCGAACCTGTCTGTCTACAGACTTGCTTTCGCGAGTTTGTTCTCTCGGGCCACCACTATCGCATTTACACATCACAAGTAGTTCTCGCCGGATTGCCAGTGCAACTCACATTGGCGGGTACCATCGATGAGCATTACACCATCTTGCGAACGGTGCGCACCTCCTACTTACTCTTTGTTCCTTTCCTCCTGTTTGCCTCGCTGACCGGTGGATATTTGCTGAGTGGCCGTGCCCTGTTGCCCGTCGGCCGCATGACCGCAATTGCGAGCCGTCTTAGCATTTCAGATCTACATGGCCGCGTTCCCGTTCCGCACACAGGCGATGAACTGCAGGCACTCGCTGAAGCGTGGAATAACATGCTCGAACGCCTGCAGGTTTCCGTCGAGCGCAACTCCCAGTTCACCTCCGACGCATCCCACGACCTCCGCACCTCCATCGCAGTCATACTGGCCAGCGCCCAGCTCGCATTACGCAAGCCGCGCACGCCCGATGAGTATGCAAAGACCCTCCGCACGCTCATCTCGGAATGCGATCACACCCTGCGACTGCTGGAAGATCTTCTGGCTTCAGCACGCTCCGGCTTCGAGCACCATGAAATCAAACACGAACCACTCGAATTGTCGAGAATAGTCCGCGAAGCATGCGAGCCCTTTGCAGATCAGGCCGAAGGCAAGGAGCAGGCGCTTACCCTCGATCTTGCCGCGGAAGCCTGGATTCTGGGAGATTGTGCTCTCCTGCGACGCCTCGTCGGTGTGCTTGTAGAGAATGCAATCAAATACACGCCTCGAGGTGGTACGGTGAACGTAACGCTGAGAGCTACCCGATCCACGGTCACGCTTGAAACCCGCGATAGCGGACCGGGCATCGCGCCGCTGGACCTGCCGCATATCTTTGAACGTAACTTCCGCGCACAGGCCTCCCGGCGAACAGAACCAGGCACCGGGCTGGGGCTGAATATCGCACACTGGATTGCCGAGTCACATCGGGCATCTCTCAGCGTGCAATCGGCGAGAACAATGGGCAGCGTATTTACGGTCACGTTTCCTGCGCATGACTCCATCGCAACCGTCTGGTTGGAACGGCAATCAACCACTTCAAAAGCTGCCGTAGTCGATTTCCCTTAG